In the Streptomyces sp. cg36 genome, one interval contains:
- a CDS encoding ABC transporter substrate-binding protein has protein sequence MPAGQDRTSKPRPAPGPPRRRVLRTGAGAVAGAAALPLLDACASTTSDGIGADGRVNIEMWHGQSETGAKAIESLAADFNRSQSRIRVNANGGGVVADAMLQKVTASLAAGAYPDIAYIFGSDLASVARSPKVVDLTSALRGDPARWNDFWPSVREAVTLHGKVRAAPSLLDSLAVACNTDLFRRAGIPLPRAGWTWDEFVVTAKKLTDAGHGVFGTAWPGAGDEDTTWRLWPMIWDLGGDVIDPGGKGIGFVDSGRRALETVARLAADKSVYIDPKPGSEQMYQVFLSGRMGMVITGPWKLADLVDAKLPYQVVPMPTYSGRPLTISGPDTWTVFDNGKARARAAVEFVRWLITPAQDVRWDMKGGSLPLSRASEHQADWQRYSAETVGLPVFTKALETARVRPIHPAYPQISQATGEAVVSVLLGRASPAKAVRRCADKADAALLIPR, from the coding sequence ATGCCCGCCGGTCAGGACCGCACCAGCAAGCCCCGCCCCGCTCCGGGCCCGCCGCGCCGCCGGGTACTGCGCACCGGGGCGGGCGCCGTCGCCGGGGCCGCCGCGCTTCCGCTCCTCGACGCGTGCGCCTCGACCACCTCCGACGGCATCGGCGCCGACGGCCGGGTCAACATCGAGATGTGGCACGGCCAGAGCGAGACCGGCGCCAAGGCGATCGAGTCGCTGGCCGCCGACTTCAACCGCTCGCAGTCCCGCATCCGGGTGAACGCGAACGGCGGGGGCGTGGTGGCCGACGCCATGCTCCAGAAGGTGACGGCGTCGCTGGCGGCGGGCGCCTACCCGGACATCGCGTACATCTTCGGCTCCGACCTCGCCAGCGTCGCCCGCAGCCCCAAGGTGGTCGACCTGACGTCGGCGCTGCGCGGGGACCCGGCGCGCTGGAACGACTTCTGGCCCTCCGTCAGGGAGGCCGTCACCCTGCACGGCAAGGTGCGGGCCGCGCCCTCCCTGCTGGACTCGCTCGCCGTCGCCTGCAACACCGACCTCTTCCGGCGCGCCGGGATCCCGCTGCCCCGGGCCGGGTGGACCTGGGACGAGTTCGTGGTGACGGCCAAGAAGCTCACCGACGCCGGGCACGGCGTCTTCGGCACCGCCTGGCCCGGCGCGGGCGACGAGGACACCACCTGGCGGCTGTGGCCGATGATCTGGGACCTCGGCGGCGATGTGATCGACCCCGGCGGCAAGGGCATCGGCTTCGTCGACAGCGGCAGACGGGCCCTGGAGACGGTGGCCCGGCTCGCCGCCGACAAGAGCGTCTACATCGACCCCAAACCCGGCAGCGAGCAGATGTACCAGGTGTTCCTCTCCGGCCGGATGGGCATGGTGATCACCGGGCCGTGGAAGCTGGCCGACCTCGTGGACGCCAAGCTGCCCTACCAGGTGGTGCCGATGCCCACCTACAGCGGCCGTCCGCTCACCATCTCCGGACCCGACACCTGGACGGTGTTCGACAACGGGAAGGCCCGCGCGCGGGCCGCCGTGGAGTTCGTGCGCTGGCTGATCACCCCCGCCCAGGACGTGCGCTGGGACATGAAGGGCGGCAGTCTGCCGCTGAGCCGCGCCAGCGAGCACCAGGCCGACTGGCAGAGGTACTCGGCCGAGACGGTCGGCCTCCCGGTGTTCACCAAGGCCCTGGAGACGGCCCGGGTGCGGCCCATCCACCCCGCGTACCCGCAGATCTCCCAGGCCACCGGGGAGGCCGTGGTGTCCGTGCTGCTCGGCCGCGCCTCCCCCGCCAAGGCGGTGCGCCGGTGCGCCGACAAGGCCGATGCCGCCCTGCTGATCCCCCGATGA
- a CDS encoding carbohydrate ABC transporter permease, which produces MVTEGSAAAATPVPRTARRRRLPFSPWHLLLAPLSLGFALPLVWLVLSSFMTNAEINRFPPALWPSGIDLGGYRYVLGNAMFPRWFANSCIVSTVAVGSNLVLGALGGYAFARMRFRGSRALLALMLATMVIPFQLTMIPTFLVMKWLGLIDTLGALIVPSLVTPFAVFLFRQFFLGLPREMEEAAWIDGCSRLRVLFSIVAPLARPALATVAVLTFLATWNDLSWPLIAINHDTQYTLQLGLTTFQGQHHTQWAAVMAGNVITVLPVLLAFLFAQKTFIESLTSSGLKG; this is translated from the coding sequence ATGGTCACCGAGGGGTCCGCGGCGGCGGCCACCCCGGTGCCGCGCACCGCGCGGCGGCGCCGGCTCCCCTTCAGCCCCTGGCACTTGCTGCTCGCCCCGCTCTCGCTGGGCTTCGCGCTGCCGCTGGTGTGGCTGGTGCTCAGCTCGTTCATGACCAACGCGGAGATCAACCGCTTCCCGCCCGCGCTGTGGCCCAGCGGGATCGACCTCGGGGGCTACCGCTATGTGCTGGGCAACGCGATGTTCCCGCGCTGGTTCGCCAACTCGTGCATCGTCTCGACCGTGGCCGTCGGCTCCAACCTGGTGCTCGGCGCGCTGGGCGGCTACGCCTTCGCCCGGATGCGGTTCCGGGGGTCGCGGGCGCTGCTGGCGCTGATGCTGGCGACGATGGTCATCCCGTTCCAGCTGACGATGATCCCGACGTTCCTGGTGATGAAGTGGCTGGGGCTGATCGACACGCTGGGCGCGCTGATCGTGCCGTCGCTGGTCACCCCGTTCGCCGTCTTCCTCTTCCGGCAGTTCTTCCTCGGGCTGCCCCGGGAGATGGAGGAGGCCGCCTGGATCGACGGGTGCTCCCGGCTGCGGGTGCTCTTCTCGATCGTGGCGCCGCTGGCCCGGCCCGCGCTGGCCACGGTCGCGGTGCTGACGTTCCTCGCCACCTGGAACGACCTGTCCTGGCCGCTGATCGCCATCAACCACGACACCCAGTACACCCTCCAGCTGGGCCTGACCACCTTCCAGGGGCAGCACCACACCCAGTGGGCGGCGGTGATGGCGGGCAACGTCATCACGGTGCTGCCGGTGCTGCTCGCCTTCCTCTTCGCCCAGAAGACCTTCATCGAGTCGCTGACGTCGAGCGGGCTCAAGGGCTGA
- a CDS encoding carbohydrate ABC transporter permease, with the protein MSRGSRTGAPRPLTLSPAEREPAERRRARRRRARSESAAAWAFITPSVLVILGLSVVPVIWSLLLSFRADDLVTPGRWVGLDNYRALSKDPGFRTAVENTLTYAGVYVPLSLLGGLALALALNRRIRFVGLYRTLVFIPFVVSAAAQGVLFSFIFDPQFGAANAVLHKLGVSPQGFLTDPNQSLYVLLLISLWSGVGFCVVVFLAALQDVPAELVESARLDGANRFQVLRYVTLPTLAPVTAFLVLWQLITALQVFDLVYVTTKGGPLGSTTVIVYFVWEQAFRTFTAGYGAAAAYVLAVALLLAGTAVTLYRRHRERTTGGTTPGLRRAEGVAR; encoded by the coding sequence GTGTCCCGAGGATCCCGTACGGGCGCACCGCGTCCGCTCACCCTGTCCCCGGCCGAGCGCGAACCCGCCGAGCGGCGCCGGGCCCGGCGCCGGCGCGCGCGGAGCGAGTCGGCCGCCGCCTGGGCGTTCATCACCCCGTCCGTCCTGGTCATCCTGGGGCTGAGCGTGGTGCCGGTGATCTGGTCGCTGCTGCTGTCGTTCCGCGCCGACGACCTGGTCACCCCGGGCCGCTGGGTCGGTCTGGACAACTACCGCGCCCTGTCGAAGGATCCGGGCTTCCGCACGGCGGTGGAGAACACCCTCACCTACGCGGGCGTCTACGTGCCGCTGAGCCTGCTGGGCGGACTGGCACTGGCCCTGGCGCTCAACCGCCGGATCAGGTTCGTCGGGCTGTACCGGACGCTCGTCTTCATACCGTTCGTGGTCTCGGCCGCCGCCCAGGGCGTGCTGTTCTCGTTCATCTTCGACCCGCAGTTCGGCGCGGCCAACGCGGTCCTGCACAAGCTCGGCGTCTCCCCGCAGGGCTTCCTCACCGACCCCAACCAGTCGCTGTACGTGCTGCTGCTGATCTCGCTGTGGAGCGGGGTCGGGTTCTGCGTGGTGGTCTTCCTGGCCGCGCTCCAGGACGTACCCGCCGAACTCGTCGAGTCGGCGCGGCTCGACGGGGCGAACCGCTTCCAGGTGCTGCGGTACGTCACCCTGCCGACGCTGGCGCCGGTCACCGCGTTCCTGGTGCTGTGGCAGCTGATCACCGCCCTGCAGGTGTTCGACCTGGTGTACGTGACGACCAAGGGCGGGCCGCTCGGCTCGACCACGGTCATCGTCTACTTCGTCTGGGAGCAGGCGTTCCGCACCTTCACGGCGGGCTACGGCGCCGCCGCCGCGTATGTGCTGGCGGTCGCCCTGCTGCTCGCCGGGACCGCGGTGACGCTCTACCGCCGCCACCGCGAGCGCACCACCGGCGGCACGACACCCGGGCTCCGGCGCGCGGAAGGAGTGGCCCGATGA
- a CDS encoding carbohydrate kinase family protein, with the protein MPSPPSRPFDLLVVGDANPDVVLGPVPRDLAYGQREQLVERADLVLGGSAAIMACGAARLGLRVAFAGRVGDDPAGAFVRTALTARGVDTSALTTDPGLATPLTAVLTRGADRAILTAPGCLAATGPQDVPEALLAGARHVHAASFFLMPRLAAALAGLFGRARELGATTSLDTNDDPSGRWDRELLDPVLKVTDQLLPNAAEARALTGVARGAAEAAAELARRGPLVVLKNGAEGALAHDGHRLTTAPALPVEPLDTVGAGDSFDAGFVTAVLRGLPRPAALAVAAVCGSLSTRGRGGTAAQPTWEEAVAHVPGAAAAGVTAATGATGVRA; encoded by the coding sequence ATGCCTTCACCTCCCTCCCGCCCCTTCGACCTGCTGGTCGTGGGGGACGCCAATCCGGATGTGGTCCTCGGCCCGGTGCCCCGCGACCTCGCGTACGGCCAGCGCGAACAGCTCGTCGAACGGGCCGATCTCGTCCTCGGCGGCTCGGCCGCGATCATGGCGTGCGGGGCGGCCCGGCTGGGGCTGCGGGTCGCCTTCGCGGGCCGTGTCGGCGACGACCCGGCGGGCGCCTTCGTCCGTACGGCGCTGACCGCGCGCGGCGTCGACACCTCCGCCCTGACCACCGACCCCGGCCTCGCCACCCCGCTGACGGCGGTCCTCACCCGCGGCGCCGACCGGGCGATCCTCACCGCGCCGGGGTGTCTGGCCGCGACCGGTCCGCAGGACGTGCCCGAGGCGCTGCTCGCGGGGGCGCGCCATGTGCACGCGGCCTCCTTCTTCCTGATGCCCCGTCTGGCTGCGGCGCTCGCCGGGCTGTTCGGGCGGGCGCGCGAGCTGGGCGCGACCACTTCGCTCGACACCAACGACGACCCGTCCGGCCGCTGGGACCGCGAACTGCTCGACCCGGTCCTGAAGGTGACGGACCAGCTGCTGCCCAACGCCGCCGAGGCGCGCGCACTGACCGGGGTGGCCCGGGGCGCGGCCGAGGCGGCGGCCGAACTGGCCCGGCGCGGCCCGCTGGTGGTGCTCAAGAACGGCGCCGAGGGGGCGCTGGCGCACGACGGGCACCGGCTGACCACCGCGCCCGCGCTGCCCGTCGAACCCCTGGACACGGTGGGCGCCGGGGACAGTTTCGACGCCGGGTTCGTCACGGCCGTACTGCGCGGCCTGCCCCGCCCGGCCGCGCTCGCGGTGGCGGCCGTCTGCGGCTCGCTGTCCACGCGCGGACGCGGCGGCACCGCGGCCCAGCCCACCTGGGAGGAGGCCGTCGCCCACGTCCCGGGCGCGGCGGCGGCCGGCGTCACCGCGGCCACGGGAGCCACGGGGGTTCGCGCATGA
- a CDS encoding DUF397 domain-containing protein has protein sequence MDHSRLVAVAEYVNCNAPHLAFEKSSFSDLDYSKDCVGFAVDGDRIAVTHTKDEQAPVLRYSRSEIAAMVRAAKAGQLDKFC, from the coding sequence GTGGACCACTCCCGGCTTGTCGCGGTCGCTGAATACGTCAACTGCAATGCCCCCCACCTCGCATTCGAGAAGTCGTCATTCAGTGATCTCGACTACTCCAAGGATTGCGTCGGATTCGCCGTCGACGGTGACCGGATCGCCGTGACCCATACCAAGGACGAGCAGGCGCCGGTGCTCCGGTACAGCCGTTCGGAGATCGCGGCGATGGTCCGTGCGGCGAAAGCGGGACAACTGGACAAGTTCTGCTGA
- a CDS encoding nuclear transport factor 2 family protein: MTARPPLPPFDLDTARQKVQAAEDAWNTRDPEKVSLAYTEDSQWRNRDAFVTGRAAIVELLTAKWARELDYALRKELWAFEDDRIAVRFQYESRDASGQWWRSYGNELWEFDANGLMARREASINDVPITESERRIFGKRPAEERGKPFPLR, from the coding sequence ATGACCGCCCGCCCGCCACTGCCCCCGTTCGACCTGGACACCGCCCGCCAGAAGGTGCAGGCCGCCGAGGACGCCTGGAACACCCGCGACCCCGAGAAGGTCTCGCTCGCGTACACCGAGGACTCCCAGTGGCGCAACCGGGACGCCTTCGTCACCGGCCGCGCCGCCATCGTCGAGCTGCTCACCGCCAAGTGGGCCCGTGAGCTCGACTACGCGCTGCGCAAGGAGCTGTGGGCGTTCGAGGACGACCGGATCGCCGTGCGCTTCCAGTACGAGAGCCGGGACGCGTCCGGGCAGTGGTGGCGCAGTTACGGAAATGAGCTCTGGGAGTTCGACGCGAACGGATTGATGGCGCGCAGGGAAGCGAGCATCAACGATGTGCCGATCACCGAATCGGAACGTCGGATCTTCGGAAAGCGCCCCGCGGAAGAGCGGGGCAAGCCCTTTCCGCTCCGCTGA
- a CDS encoding TetR/AcrR family transcriptional regulator translates to MDTAVARERALDAAGALFYARGIQSVGMDEIRGACGLSLKRLYGLFPGKEDLVDAYLERRDTEWRGRLAEHVEGCAAPRERLLAVFDHLHAWFAEPDFRGCAWINSYGELGTSWPRVAERARAHKSAFREYLGALVADAGLPAPLAGQLTLLAEGAMVTAGIFGTPEPARQAREAAAVLVEAAGRPGGPCPEVS, encoded by the coding sequence ATGGACACCGCGGTCGCACGCGAGCGGGCGCTGGACGCCGCCGGGGCGCTGTTCTACGCCCGGGGCATCCAGAGCGTCGGCATGGACGAGATCCGCGGCGCCTGCGGCCTCTCCCTCAAGCGCCTCTACGGCCTCTTCCCCGGCAAGGAAGACCTGGTCGACGCCTATCTGGAGCGCCGCGACACGGAGTGGCGCGGGCGGCTGGCCGAGCACGTCGAGGGGTGCGCGGCGCCGCGCGAGCGCCTCCTCGCGGTCTTCGACCATCTGCACGCCTGGTTCGCCGAACCGGACTTCCGCGGTTGCGCGTGGATCAACTCCTACGGCGAACTGGGCACTTCCTGGCCGCGCGTCGCCGAGCGCGCCCGCGCCCACAAGAGCGCGTTCCGGGAGTACCTGGGCGCGCTCGTCGCGGACGCGGGACTGCCGGCGCCCCTCGCCGGCCAGCTCACCCTGCTCGCCGAGGGCGCCATGGTGACCGCCGGGATCTTCGGCACCCCGGAGCCCGCCCGCCAGGCCCGCGAGGCCGCCGCCGTGCTGGTCGAGGCGGCTGGGCGACCTGGTGGCCCTTGTCCTGAAGTGAGCTGA
- a CDS encoding TNT domain-containing protein, which produces MHRFGRLRVLISAGGSAAALVATLLFGAAPAQAAPAVADAAPATPAPAPLCTGAYEGDERLGPVNLPRPWQDPVGPLVLGYHRTGHLTPAAFLATYWDSTAGSWKYPPDDGFAHRPDGTPDKRAVRLNVGEDLDRFGSEYGAFLAPAGAAYGRRALPPQSLVTREAAFPCAYHAYEVTKSFTVWQGRIAPWFEQRGGGRQIKLDPAFVDPGAGGKLSVKWLLDHGYLKAEANPAAARAALAGVTG; this is translated from the coding sequence ATGCATCGGTTCGGCAGGCTGCGGGTCCTCATATCCGCGGGAGGCTCCGCGGCGGCGCTGGTCGCGACGCTGCTGTTCGGCGCTGCTCCCGCGCAGGCGGCCCCCGCGGTCGCGGACGCGGCCCCCGCCACCCCGGCCCCGGCGCCCCTGTGCACCGGGGCGTACGAGGGCGACGAGCGGCTCGGCCCGGTCAACCTGCCGCGCCCCTGGCAGGACCCGGTCGGCCCGCTGGTCCTCGGCTACCACCGCACCGGGCACCTCACCCCGGCCGCCTTCCTCGCCACGTACTGGGACAGCACGGCCGGCAGCTGGAAGTACCCGCCCGACGACGGCTTCGCCCACCGCCCCGACGGCACCCCGGACAAGAGGGCCGTGCGGCTGAACGTCGGCGAGGACCTCGACCGCTTCGGCTCCGAGTACGGCGCCTTCCTCGCCCCGGCCGGAGCCGCCTACGGCCGCCGGGCGCTGCCCCCGCAGAGCCTGGTCACCCGGGAGGCCGCCTTCCCCTGCGCCTACCACGCCTACGAGGTCACCAAGAGCTTCACCGTGTGGCAGGGCCGGATCGCGCCCTGGTTCGAACAGCGCGGCGGCGGCCGGCAGATCAAGCTGGACCCGGCGTTCGTCGACCCGGGCGCGGGCGGGAAGCTCAGTGTGAAGTGGCTGCTCGACCACGGCTATCTGAAGGCCGAGGCCAACCCGGCGGCGGCGCGCGCCGCGCTGGCGGGCGTGACGGGCTGA
- a CDS encoding LamG-like jellyroll fold domain-containing protein, with protein MISMLFFPYVPPAPRTTRAPRHRRPSFRAAARLLAPVLAVVPVLFAGPVAHASGPLPSTRALVGAEQVLFRSGVGGYGCYRIPALVKTKAGSLLAFAEGRKSPTCADRGDIDLVMRRSTNDGRTWGPVRVVLEGGPSDPTAPHTRGNPAPVVDRETGAVLLLSTSNEAVPTGPRLPWVQRSDDDGVSWSAPAPLPTYTGANNGWFATGPSHGVQLTEGPHAGRLVVGAHQNPDATTRYAGVLYSDDHGATWRASATANSYVPGAVSPGEVSVTELPGGSVYLAARNEIGGSADHRTRAVSTDGGTTVPAATVVPGLVTPEVQGSALTLRTTYQRTPGDTMVFSAPSDPSDRKLMKIRYSTDQGATWTAAAGGLISNDRASYSDLAELDTGELGLLYEGGPANSADEIRFDLTTPAALGIPGTSTGRGSPQKSPTAGRTSPDSGPEANDAYLQADAGLGSGRFGQGLVLDGAGDHADVPYARTLDPGAGDFTYSLWFKYAATAATKQQALFWAYGQGSAEPQVWLRAQPADDRLFAWVQGADGSAWLTLADSSAGVAFGDDQWHHAALVRTGGQIRLTVDGTVTGTASGVAGAVTDAPQNGVEGIRLGAKPDATASDAFAGSLDEFRFYRSALTDSQLTQVRANAATLDDGAATRSLGARLPFQVIDTAVVPDRRRVTIEDDVSGHCASGTLLGGVPALTTGRIGALAATVDSTHQGTETGFSPTLDVGGGDFTYSLWFRYSATATSADQALLWAYGSGATGPQLWVRAQPARDQLYAWVQTDAGTVAVALPDTSSATSFGDGAWHLMTLTRTGDKVALGVDTRAPATASGLTGSLTPAQGKGQQGLRVGSKTDGTSVFGGSLDEFRLYRRALTTAETTAVVASAPGSSGSYPADLPALWWSFENQYTGAHDVVRPPAGPATPDSTAHCGHALVRGGAATAPGKFGDALAFDGVNDAVDLPYGAATALGSADFTVSTWLKYSATGSGPDQVLVWAYGTGAAERQLWLRAQPSQDRLYAAFETDTATTVVAAADASAAAGFGDGAWHQVVLERADGRLLLIVDGTTLGSAAVPAGAVTAGDTYAVDGFRLGAKPDGTNALNGSLDEFRITRRALSVDELTALRTRNDLPGSATSTWLPFQVVTAAEFARM; from the coding sequence ATGATCTCCATGTTGTTCTTCCCGTACGTCCCACCGGCACCGCGCACCACTCGCGCACCACGTCACAGACGGCCGTCCTTCCGTGCCGCCGCCCGGCTGCTCGCACCGGTCCTGGCGGTCGTCCCGGTCCTCTTCGCGGGCCCCGTCGCGCACGCGAGCGGGCCGCTGCCCTCCACCCGCGCCCTGGTCGGCGCCGAACAGGTGCTGTTCCGCTCCGGCGTCGGCGGCTACGGCTGCTACCGGATCCCCGCCCTGGTGAAGACGAAGGCCGGGAGCCTGCTGGCGTTCGCCGAGGGCCGCAAGTCCCCCACCTGCGCGGACCGCGGCGACATCGACCTGGTGATGCGCCGCTCCACCAACGACGGCCGCACCTGGGGCCCGGTCCGGGTGGTCCTGGAGGGCGGCCCGTCCGACCCCACCGCCCCCCACACCCGGGGCAACCCGGCGCCCGTGGTGGACCGGGAGACCGGTGCGGTGCTGCTGCTGTCCACCTCCAACGAGGCCGTGCCGACCGGGCCCCGGCTGCCCTGGGTCCAGCGCAGCGACGACGACGGGGTGAGCTGGAGCGCGCCCGCGCCCCTGCCCACGTACACCGGCGCCAACAACGGGTGGTTCGCCACCGGCCCCTCGCACGGCGTCCAGCTGACCGAGGGCCCGCACGCCGGGCGCCTGGTCGTCGGCGCCCACCAGAACCCCGACGCCACCACCCGGTACGCGGGCGTCCTCTACAGCGACGACCACGGCGCCACCTGGCGGGCGAGCGCGACCGCCAACTCCTATGTGCCCGGGGCGGTCAGCCCCGGCGAGGTCTCGGTCACCGAACTGCCCGGCGGCAGCGTCTACCTGGCCGCCCGCAACGAGATCGGCGGCAGCGCCGACCACCGCACCCGCGCGGTGAGCACCGACGGCGGCACCACCGTGCCCGCGGCCACCGTGGTGCCCGGACTCGTCACCCCCGAGGTGCAGGGCTCGGCGCTCACCCTGCGCACCACCTACCAGCGCACGCCCGGCGACACCATGGTCTTCTCCGCGCCGTCCGACCCCTCGGACCGCAAGCTGATGAAGATCCGCTACTCCACCGACCAGGGCGCCACCTGGACCGCCGCGGCGGGCGGCCTGATCAGCAACGACCGCGCCTCCTACTCCGACCTCGCCGAGCTCGACACCGGCGAGCTCGGACTCCTCTACGAGGGCGGGCCCGCCAACTCGGCCGACGAGATCCGCTTCGACCTGACCACGCCCGCCGCGCTCGGCATACCGGGCACCTCCACCGGCAGGGGCTCCCCGCAGAAGAGCCCCACCGCCGGACGCACCAGCCCCGACTCGGGCCCGGAAGCCAACGACGCCTACCTCCAGGCCGACGCGGGGCTCGGCAGCGGCCGGTTCGGCCAGGGCCTGGTCCTGGACGGCGCGGGCGACCACGCCGACGTGCCGTACGCCAGGACCCTCGACCCGGGGGCGGGCGACTTCACGTACTCGCTCTGGTTCAAGTACGCGGCGACGGCCGCCACCAAGCAGCAGGCGCTGTTCTGGGCGTACGGGCAGGGCTCCGCCGAGCCGCAGGTGTGGCTGCGCGCGCAGCCCGCCGACGACCGGCTCTTCGCCTGGGTGCAGGGCGCGGACGGGAGCGCCTGGCTGACGCTGGCGGACTCCTCCGCCGGTGTCGCCTTCGGCGACGACCAGTGGCACCACGCGGCCCTGGTCCGCACGGGCGGGCAGATCCGGCTCACCGTCGACGGCACGGTCACCGGGACCGCTTCGGGTGTGGCCGGTGCGGTGACCGACGCGCCGCAGAACGGCGTCGAGGGGATCCGGCTCGGCGCCAAGCCGGACGCCACGGCGAGCGACGCGTTCGCCGGTTCGCTGGACGAGTTCCGCTTCTACCGCTCCGCCCTGACGGACAGTCAGCTCACCCAGGTGCGGGCCAACGCGGCCACCCTGGACGACGGGGCCGCGACACGGTCCCTGGGCGCGCGGCTGCCTTTCCAGGTGATCGACACGGCCGTGGTGCCCGACCGGCGCCGGGTCACGATCGAGGACGACGTCTCCGGGCACTGCGCGAGCGGCACCCTGCTGGGCGGCGTCCCGGCCCTCACCACCGGCCGGATCGGGGCGCTGGCGGCGACGGTCGACAGCACCCACCAGGGCACCGAGACCGGCTTCTCGCCGACGCTCGACGTGGGCGGCGGGGACTTCACGTACAGCCTCTGGTTCCGCTACTCGGCCACCGCCACCAGCGCCGACCAGGCGCTCCTGTGGGCCTACGGCTCGGGCGCCACCGGCCCGCAGCTGTGGGTGCGGGCCCAGCCCGCGCGGGACCAGCTCTACGCCTGGGTGCAGACCGACGCCGGGACGGTGGCGGTCGCGCTGCCCGACACCTCCTCGGCGACCTCGTTCGGCGACGGCGCCTGGCATCTGATGACGCTCACGCGGACGGGTGACAAGGTCGCGCTCGGCGTCGACACCCGCGCTCCCGCCACCGCCTCCGGTCTGACCGGCTCGCTCACGCCCGCCCAGGGCAAGGGGCAGCAGGGCCTCCGGGTGGGCTCCAAGACCGACGGCACCAGCGTCTTCGGCGGCTCCCTCGACGAGTTCCGCCTCTACCGGCGGGCGCTCACCACCGCCGAGACCACCGCCGTCGTCGCCTCCGCGCCCGGCTCCTCCGGCTCCTACCCGGCCGATCTGCCCGCACTGTGGTGGTCGTTCGAGAACCAGTACACCGGCGCCCACGACGTCGTACGGCCCCCGGCGGGCCCGGCGACGCCGGACTCCACGGCCCACTGCGGCCACGCCCTGGTGCGCGGCGGCGCGGCCACGGCCCCGGGGAAGTTCGGCGACGCGCTGGCCTTCGACGGGGTGAACGACGCCGTGGACCTGCCCTACGGCGCGGCCACCGCGCTCGGCTCGGCCGACTTCACCGTCAGCACCTGGCTCAAGTACTCGGCCACCGGCTCCGGTCCCGACCAGGTGCTGGTGTGGGCGTACGGGACGGGCGCGGCGGAACGCCAGCTCTGGCTGCGGGCCCAGCCCTCCCAGGACCGGCTCTACGCCGCCTTCGAGACGGACACCGCCACCACCGTGGTCGCGGCGGCCGACGCCTCGGCGGCGGCCGGGTTCGGCGACGGGGCCTGGCACCAGGTGGTGCTGGAGCGGGCCGACGGCCGGCTGCTGCTGATCGTGGACGGCACCACCCTGGGCAGCGCGGCCGTGCCCGCGGGCGCGGTGACGGCCGGGGACACCTACGCCGTGGACGGATTCCGGCTGGGCGCCAAGCCCGACGGCACCAACGCGCTGAACGGCTCGCTGGACGAGTTCCGGATCACCCGCCGGGCGCTGTCGGTCGACGAGCTGACGGCGCTGCGCACGCGCAACGACCTGCCGGGGAGCGCCACTTCGACCTGGCTGCCGTTCCAGGTGGTCACCGCAGCGGAGTTCGCCCGGATGTAG
- a CDS encoding class I SAM-dependent methyltransferase codes for MTNTTMGTQGYGAEADALVAQYESVSFEEVHRGLLDLFPAAPARVLDLGAGTGRDAAALARLGHRVTAVEPTAEFRAHGRRLHADADVVWLDDALPDLPVVSASDARYDLVLVTAVWMHLDPAERARAMPRVAALLAPGGVLAMTVRGGPVPAGRRMFDVPEVETVTLARTAGLRVVHRGGRGDLHGRPGVRWSEVAFRRW; via the coding sequence GTGACGAACACCACGATGGGGACGCAGGGGTACGGCGCGGAGGCGGACGCGCTGGTCGCACAGTACGAGAGCGTGAGCTTCGAAGAGGTCCACCGCGGACTGCTCGACCTCTTCCCGGCCGCGCCGGCCCGGGTCCTGGACCTGGGCGCCGGGACCGGCCGGGACGCGGCGGCGCTCGCGCGTCTCGGCCACCGGGTCACCGCGGTCGAACCGACCGCCGAATTCCGCGCCCACGGGCGCCGGCTGCACGCGGACGCGGACGTCGTCTGGCTCGACGACGCCCTCCCCGACCTGCCGGTGGTGAGCGCCTCCGACGCCCGCTACGACCTGGTCCTGGTCACCGCGGTCTGGATGCACCTCGACCCGGCCGAACGGGCCCGCGCCATGCCGAGGGTGGCCGCGCTGCTCGCCCCGGGCGGGGTCCTGGCCATGACGGTCCGCGGCGGCCCGGTGCCCGCCGGCCGCCGGATGTTCGACGTCCCGGAGGTCGAGACCGTCACCCTGGCCCGGACGGCGGGCCTGCGGGTGGTGCACCGGGGCGGCCGGGGGGACCTGCACGGGCGGCCCGGGGTGCGCTGGTCGGAGGTGGCGTTCAGGCGGTGGTAG